The genomic segment GCCGATGCGCCGCCACAGCCGGCGACAAGTCCGCTCCCCTGTCGGACCGCCTCGCGCAGGCCCTGGCCCATCGGCCGGCGGGCCCGGTCACGGGCGCCCTTGTCGCGGCCCTCGCGGCCTGGCACCGCCGGCGCGTCAGGCGCACCGTGCTCGCCGAGCTCAGGCGGCTCGACCCGTGGCTCCTGGACGATATCGGGCTCGACCCGGCGCATCTGGAGGAGGTCGCCGAACGCATGGCCGACAACTATCTCGCCCGCGGCAGCCGCGGGACGATCCAGGAGCTTGCAAGCGACATCCGGCGCTGACAGGTCGCAAGGCCCGGCTCCCGCGCCGGGTCTTGCCATCTCCCGGCGTGCGTTTACCATTTCCCGGCAGACCGGGGCTTGGGCACGTCGGGGGGACACCCATGAGCGATGACAAGCCGGATATTCCCGAGGCCATGCTGGCCAAGTGGCAGCGTGTGGTCGACCTCGCCGCCGACCTCGTGGAGGTTCCGGCAAGCCTCGTGATGCGGACGCAGCCGCCGGACCATTCCGTCCTGGTCTCCAGCCGGAGCGCGGGAAATCCGTACAGTCCCGGCCAGTCCTTCGAGCTGAACGAGCGGCTCTATTGCTATGCGGTCCTGCGCGACGCCCGCGCGCTGGTCGTGCGCGACGCCCATGCCGATCCCGACTGGGACGACAATCAGGACCTCGCCCACGGCATGTCGTTCTATGTCGGCTATCCGCTCGCATGGCCCGACGGCGCACTGTTCGGCACGATCTGCGTGCTGGACCGGCAGGACAACGAGAAGGCACGGCGCTGCCGCGAGCTCCTGGAGGCCTTTCGCGGCGTCGTGGAGACCGACCTGGCGCTGCTCGTGGAGATGGACCGGCGCGCACGGGCCGAAGCTGCCCTGACGGACACGCTCGAGACGCTGGAAGCGCGGGTCGCGGAGAGAACGCGCGCGCTCACCGTGGCCAATGACGGGCTCCGCCAGGAGATCGCCAGCCGCCAGAGGGCAGAGCAGGCCCTGCTGAGGCGCGAGCACGAGCTGGAGGAGGCCAACACCGCGCTGAGGGTGCTCCTGTCCAATATGGAGGAGTCGCGCCACGCCTTCGAGGAGCAGATCCTCCGGCAGATCAAGGGGCTGGTGCTGCCCCATCTCGCCCGGCTGCGCCAGGCCGTCGGCGAGAACGAGCCGGCACGCTCCTATCTCGGCCTCGCGGAGACCAATCTCGAGCAGATCACCTCATCCTTCGCCGACAGGCTCGTCACCGCCTTCGAGGGCCT from the Kaustia mangrovi genome contains:
- a CDS encoding LuxR C-terminal-related transcriptional regulator, translating into MSDDKPDIPEAMLAKWQRVVDLAADLVEVPASLVMRTQPPDHSVLVSSRSAGNPYSPGQSFELNERLYCYAVLRDARALVVRDAHADPDWDDNQDLAHGMSFYVGYPLAWPDGALFGTICVLDRQDNEKARRCRELLEAFRGVVETDLALLVEMDRRARAEAALTDTLETLEARVAERTRALTVANDGLRQEIASRQRAEQALLRREHELEEANTALRVLLSNMEESRHAFEEQILRQIKGLVLPHLARLRQAVGENEPARSYLGLAETNLEQITSSFADRLVTAFEGLTPMEAEIAQMVMNGQTTKDIARALSRETSTIEFHRNNIRRKLGIGSRRTNLRRYLLSLH
- a CDS encoding DUF1127 domain-containing protein yields the protein MATASHTCRCAATAGDKSAPLSDRLAQALAHRPAGPVTGALVAALAAWHRRRVRRTVLAELRRLDPWLLDDIGLDPAHLEEVAERMADNYLARGSRGTIQELASDIRR